A portion of the Corynebacterium jeikeium genome contains these proteins:
- a CDS encoding PDZ domain-containing protein, protein MNRRTQTLVAGAVPIAALATVLSLPTLTVPYAAQGPGPVFDVLSDVEGKSIISVSGSAADSELSKGTLDMTTVAVRHNLTLPQVIGLWFDRDNDIVPIEAVFPPGQSQDEVEEENKAAFTESEANATSAALAHLGLPMEVTVAYTVPDSPVDGRLHEDDVILAVDGVAVSKPEQVKAIIAGRNPGDTVTLRVKPATVDKQKATKGEDSDPEKAVDVSVTLAENPHQKNAALLGVGMGAQSADDTKVEYQLSGIGGPSAGLMMTLGVIDKLSPGDLTEGQHLAGTGTIDAAGNVGEIGGITHKISAARDEGAEMFFVPEGNCAEAVTADRGDMKLVKVSVLDDALAAIEKPETAQTCS, encoded by the coding sequence GTGAATCGTCGTACCCAAACTCTTGTTGCGGGCGCTGTGCCCATCGCCGCGTTGGCAACTGTGCTCTCGCTGCCAACGCTGACAGTGCCCTATGCCGCGCAGGGGCCTGGCCCGGTCTTCGATGTTCTCAGCGATGTCGAGGGCAAGAGCATTATCTCGGTCAGTGGCAGTGCTGCGGACTCCGAACTCTCTAAGGGCACGCTGGATATGACAACCGTCGCAGTCAGACATAACCTGACATTGCCGCAGGTCATTGGCCTGTGGTTCGATCGTGACAACGATATCGTCCCCATTGAGGCGGTCTTCCCTCCGGGCCAGAGTCAGGACGAGGTGGAAGAGGAGAACAAGGCTGCATTCACCGAGTCAGAGGCCAACGCCACCTCCGCTGCGCTGGCACATCTCGGGTTGCCGATGGAAGTCACCGTCGCCTACACAGTGCCGGATAGTCCCGTCGATGGGCGACTGCATGAAGACGATGTGATTCTCGCCGTGGATGGGGTGGCCGTAAGCAAGCCTGAGCAAGTCAAGGCGATTATTGCCGGACGCAACCCGGGCGATACTGTCACGTTGAGGGTCAAGCCTGCGACCGTCGATAAGCAGAAGGCTACTAAGGGCGAGGACTCTGACCCCGAGAAAGCCGTTGATGTTTCTGTGACACTGGCGGAAAATCCGCATCAGAAGAATGCCGCGCTGCTCGGCGTTGGGATGGGGGCGCAATCCGCGGACGACACCAAGGTTGAGTACCAGCTCAGCGGCATTGGAGGTCCGTCTGCGGGGCTCATGATGACGCTCGGAGTGATTGACAAGCTGAGTCCAGGCGATTTGACCGAGGGGCAGCACCTCGCTGGCACCGGCACTATTGACGCTGCCGGCAACGTGGGCGAAATCGGTGGCATTACACACAAAATCTCGGCCGCCCGAGATGAGGGCGCCGAGATGTTCTTCGTGCCGGAAGGCAATTGCGCAGAGGCTGTGACTGCCGACCGAGGCGATATGAAGTTGGTAAAGGTCTCTGTGCTTGACGACGCGCTTGCGGCAATCGAAAAGCCGGAGACCGCGCAGACCTGCTCGTAG
- a CDS encoding sodium:alanine symporter family protein: MESFSDFASAADSFIWSPYLLIPALIGTGIILTIRLGAIHLVKLGPALRLGLIDRNDEDAEGDITNYQALATALAATVGVGNIVGVATAIGLGGPGALFWMWVTGLLGMASKYSEAFLGVKYRQVDAAGEQSGGPQYYLRKAIPNGFGKTLGILFAVFAALAAFGIGNLTQGNAVASNLENSFDIDPTLSGMIMFILVGAALMGGIKSIGRITAGFVPMMIVLYIGAAVWVLVANVSALPETFKLIFTDAFTGTAAVGGFAGSTLILALQMGVARGLFSNESGLGSGAIAAAAASTTHPVRQGLVSMTQTFIDTIIVVSFTGLVIISTGVWQDGNVDTGALTAEAFSRGLPGHWGGTIVTLSVVFFAFSTMLGWSYYGERAFESLVGRRGTGLYRAVFTCVVFVGAVTHLETVWSVASALNGLMALPNLIGLIVLSGLIARETKAYLKFDPQLRATAAEIDKWQSQQNFEAFSKN, translated from the coding sequence ATGGAAAGCTTCAGCGATTTTGCCTCAGCGGCGGATAGTTTTATTTGGAGTCCGTATCTCCTGATCCCCGCGCTGATCGGCACCGGAATCATTTTGACCATTCGCCTGGGTGCAATTCACCTGGTCAAACTCGGCCCGGCACTGCGCCTCGGACTCATCGACCGTAACGACGAAGACGCCGAGGGAGATATCACCAACTACCAGGCGCTTGCGACGGCTCTCGCGGCAACAGTCGGTGTCGGCAACATTGTCGGTGTCGCTACCGCGATCGGCCTGGGTGGACCCGGTGCGCTGTTCTGGATGTGGGTGACCGGCCTGCTTGGTATGGCATCGAAGTACTCCGAGGCATTCCTGGGTGTGAAGTACCGTCAGGTCGATGCAGCTGGCGAACAGTCCGGTGGCCCGCAGTACTACCTGCGCAAGGCCATCCCGAATGGTTTTGGTAAGACGCTCGGTATTCTCTTCGCCGTCTTTGCTGCGCTGGCAGCGTTTGGTATCGGCAACCTGACCCAGGGCAATGCCGTGGCCTCGAACCTGGAAAACAGCTTCGACATCGATCCGACGCTCTCCGGCATGATCATGTTCATCCTGGTAGGTGCGGCGCTGATGGGTGGCATTAAGTCGATTGGCCGCATCACCGCCGGCTTTGTGCCGATGATGATTGTGCTCTACATCGGTGCGGCCGTGTGGGTGCTCGTCGCCAATGTCTCGGCGCTGCCCGAGACCTTCAAGCTCATCTTCACCGATGCTTTCACCGGCACCGCGGCCGTTGGTGGGTTCGCAGGCTCCACGCTCATTCTCGCCCTGCAGATGGGTGTTGCCCGCGGCCTGTTCTCCAACGAGTCGGGCCTGGGTTCCGGTGCTATCGCCGCTGCCGCCGCATCGACCACTCACCCGGTTCGTCAGGGTCTGGTCTCCATGACTCAGACCTTCATTGACACCATCATCGTCGTGTCCTTCACCGGCCTGGTTATCATCAGCACCGGTGTTTGGCAGGATGGCAACGTCGACACTGGCGCTCTGACTGCTGAGGCATTCTCCCGCGGTCTACCTGGCCACTGGGGTGGCACAATCGTCACGCTGTCGGTTGTCTTCTTCGCATTCTCCACCATGCTGGGCTGGTCCTACTACGGTGAGCGCGCATTCGAGTCCCTGGTCGGTCGCCGCGGCACCGGTCTCTACCGTGCGGTCTTCACCTGCGTAGTCTTCGTCGGCGCTGTTACTCATCTGGAAACCGTCTGGTCCGTCGCCTCGGCTCTCAACGGCCTGATGGCGCTACCGAACCTCATCGGTCTGATTGTCCTGTCCGGGCTCATTGCGCGCGAGACAAAGGCCTACCTCAAATTTGACCCGCAGTTGCGCGCAACGGCGGCAGAGATTGATAAATGGCAGTCTCAGCAAAACTTCGAGGCCTTCAGCAAGAACTAG